A single Marinitoga aeolica DNA region contains:
- a CDS encoding ATP-binding protein, producing the protein MKQLAIVSGKGGTGKTTLSSSFGALLNNAVLADCDVDAANLNLMFNGELKEKYDYYGGKKAIIDQNKCDKCGICKNICRFEAITFENGIYDVDPYACEGCNACVIACPQDAIRLETALSGEYYYSSVNDEKDIVHANLNPGEETSGGLVAEVRKLAMNKAQEKGKDIVLIDGAPGIGCPATSSITATDYVVIVTEPTSSGLHDLKRIIETVRYFKRPFGVVINKYDLNPVVSKEIINYCISDNIEILGEIPFDETVEKSNLEINPIVNYEDSIAAKAIKEIFEKVMEKLK; encoded by the coding sequence ATGAAGCAATTAGCTATAGTTAGCGGAAAAGGTGGAACAGGTAAAACAACGTTAAGTTCTTCATTTGGTGCATTATTAAATAATGCTGTTCTTGCAGATTGTGATGTTGATGCTGCAAATCTCAATCTTATGTTCAACGGTGAATTAAAAGAAAAATATGATTATTATGGTGGAAAAAAAGCTATAATCGATCAAAATAAATGTGATAAATGTGGAATTTGTAAAAATATTTGTAGATTTGAAGCTATTACCTTTGAGAATGGTATATATGATGTAGATCCTTATGCCTGTGAAGGTTGTAACGCATGTGTGATTGCTTGTCCTCAAGATGCTATTAGATTAGAAACAGCATTATCTGGAGAATATTATTATTCTTCTGTGAATGATGAAAAAGATATTGTTCATGCTAACTTAAATCCTGGCGAAGAAACATCTGGAGGTTTGGTTGCAGAAGTAAGAAAACTAGCTATGAATAAAGCTCAGGAAAAAGGTAAAGACATTGTATTAATTGATGGAGCTCCTGGAATAGGATGTCCTGCTACATCATCTATAACTGCAACAGATTATGTTGTTATAGTAACGGAACCTACTTCTTCTGGATTACATGATTTAAAAAGAATCATTGAAACAGTTAGATATTTTAAAAGACCATTTGGTGTTGTTATAAATAAATATGATTTAAACCCTGTTGTAAGTAAAGAAATAATAAATTATTGTATAAGCGATAATATTGAAATTTTAGGCGAAATTCCTTTCGATGAAACAGTTGAAAAATCTAATCTTGAAATAAACCCAATTGTTAATTATGAGGATAGTATAGCCGCAAAAGCTATAAAAGAGATATTTGAAAAAGTAATGGAAAAATTAAAATAA
- a CDS encoding ATP-binding protein, with product MRITILSGKGGTGKTTVSTNLAYALSKKYNVQLLDVDVEEPNDHLFFDINFEKEESVDMLLPVVDNDACIRCGECAKACQFGAISVFPTGTMVFESLCHGCGACAMVCPVDAITEKPKSLGKISLGKINDNLKFGMGLLNIGEPSGVRIIRQLKTHIDEHADVILIDSQPGTSCPVVESLRNTDFAILVTEPTTFGLHDLSLAVDLVKEMKIPAGIIVNRDTGKTNMIDEYAEKENIPILLKIPFDRNIAKLYSEGKIFAEHLPEWEEKFNNVFDTIKGMIK from the coding sequence ATGAGAATTACGATATTAAGCGGAAAAGGTGGAACAGGCAAAACAACTGTTTCTACTAATTTAGCTTATGCTCTTTCTAAAAAATACAATGTTCAATTATTAGATGTTGATGTTGAAGAACCTAATGATCATTTATTTTTTGACATAAATTTTGAAAAAGAAGAAAGTGTTGATATGCTATTACCTGTAGTAGATAATGATGCATGTATAAGGTGTGGGGAATGTGCAAAAGCATGTCAATTCGGTGCTATTTCTGTATTTCCAACGGGAACTATGGTTTTTGAAAGTTTATGTCATGGTTGTGGCGCTTGTGCTATGGTATGTCCTGTTGATGCTATTACAGAAAAACCAAAAAGTCTTGGAAAAATAAGTTTAGGTAAAATAAATGATAATTTAAAATTTGGAATGGGGCTATTAAATATAGGAGAACCATCCGGTGTTAGAATAATAAGACAATTAAAAACACATATTGATGAACATGCTGATGTAATATTAATCGATTCTCAACCAGGAACATCATGTCCTGTCGTTGAAAGTCTAAGAAATACGGATTTTGCAATTTTGGTTACAGAACCAACTACATTTGGATTACATGATCTTTCATTAGCAGTGGATTTGGTAAAAGAAATGAAAATCCCTGCCGGAATTATAGTCAATAGAGATACTGGTAAAACAAATATGATTGATGAATATGCAGAAAAAGAAAATATTCCTATATTATTAAAGATTCCTTTTGATAGAAATATTGCTAAATTGTATTCTGAAGGAAAAATATTTGCAGAACATTTGCCAGAATGGGAAGAAAAATTCAATAACGTCTTCGATACAATAAAGGGGATGATTAAATGA
- a CDS encoding winged helix-turn-helix transcriptional regulator has protein sequence MFNFEDYTFFNPSPNFRELMILQIISKNENVSQEFIAKTVGIVPSMVNRYLKDFEDKKYIIKTGENRRKMNYQITADGKKRLQFLTVSFINEVSKIYAETKKSFNKVLDKIEDMGYQNILLYGAGVVGGIVLKVLTSENINVIGFIDDSISKQGDKIHGINIYSPKEVKNMEYDMIIIASFRHSEDILKNARENELSNIYIFNIDETGNVSLEKGEI, from the coding sequence ATGTTTAATTTTGAAGATTATACGTTTTTTAATCCATCACCTAATTTTAGAGAATTGATGATTTTACAAATAATATCAAAAAATGAAAATGTTTCTCAAGAATTTATTGCAAAAACAGTAGGTATTGTTCCATCTATGGTAAACCGATATTTAAAAGATTTTGAGGATAAAAAGTATATAATTAAAACTGGTGAAAACAGAAGAAAAATGAATTATCAAATTACTGCAGATGGTAAAAAAAGATTACAGTTTTTAACTGTATCTTTTATTAATGAAGTATCCAAAATATATGCTGAAACAAAAAAATCATTTAATAAGGTTTTGGATAAAATCGAAGATATGGGATATCAAAATATATTATTATATGGTGCTGGTGTTGTTGGAGGCATTGTATTAAAAGTTTTGACAAGTGAAAATATTAATGTCATTGGATTTATTGATGATTCTATTTCAAAACAAGGAGATAAAATTCATGGAATTAATATATATTCACCAAAAGAAGTAAAAAACATGGAATATGACATGATTATTATAGCTTCCTTTAGACATTCTGAAGACATATTAAAAAATGCTAGAGAAAATGAATTATCAAATATATATATATTCAATATAGATGAAACAGGAAATGTTTCATTAGAGAAGGGGGAAATATGA
- a CDS encoding TolC family protein has product MKKSFVLLLTVFNLFIVAYGENNIKNTFLYYEDAYKYYVSILNSNHEIKNESILEKYSDFLPYISYNFSFGGDKISKVDLNTSSINFSWNIFRSDFIDKAHMNKLNKQIESLSEENIKEKNISYFKNLFYNAYYLQNYIEFLEKEYSKLSDIPITNKIEELKKYLTKKKLEISLKGNYESLYNYKNILIKNLNLEMQKEFKLKYSEKYYKLKKFQEIIKNIQYKPVESFLEYKMVYITQQQNNMEKKLRSSNYFNVNLSGGYDILNNNFSISLNFNLSEEIPYLKISSNGNYNGGYVNFNGSINPYLFSNKDDYKNLSEDNLQNTISKIINSRENLKNEILKIEEELLLDEIQIKILKEELKNIELEWDKFEKEYQIEKIQLERKMKIIYYNLKIEEFLEAYTK; this is encoded by the coding sequence ATGAAAAAAAGTTTTGTTTTATTATTAACAGTTTTTAATTTATTTATTGTTGCATATGGAGAAAATAACATTAAAAATACTTTTTTGTATTATGAAGATGCATATAAATATTATGTCTCAATTTTAAATTCAAACCATGAAATAAAAAACGAAAGCATTCTAGAAAAATATAGTGATTTTTTACCATATATATCATATAATTTTTCTTTTGGCGGGGATAAAATAAGTAAAGTGGATTTAAATACATCATCGATAAATTTTTCATGGAATATATTTAGATCAGATTTTATCGATAAAGCACATATGAATAAATTAAATAAGCAAATAGAAAGTTTAAGTGAAGAAAACATAAAAGAGAAGAATATTTCATATTTTAAAAACTTATTTTATAATGCTTATTATCTTCAAAATTATATAGAATTTTTAGAAAAAGAATATAGTAAATTAAGCGATATTCCAATAACTAATAAGATTGAAGAATTAAAAAAATATCTAACAAAAAAGAAACTAGAAATATCATTAAAAGGAAATTATGAATCATTATATAATTACAAAAATATACTTATAAAAAATTTGAATTTAGAAATGCAGAAAGAATTTAAATTAAAATATTCAGAAAAATATTATAAGTTAAAAAAATTCCAAGAAATTATAAAAAATATACAATATAAACCTGTGGAAAGTTTTTTAGAATATAAAATGGTTTATATTACGCAACAACAAAATAATATGGAAAAAAAATTAAGATCCAGCAATTATTTTAATGTTAATTTAAGCGGAGGATATGACATTTTAAACAACAACTTTTCAATATCATTGAACTTTAATCTATCAGAAGAGATTCCATATTTAAAAATATCCAGTAATGGAAATTATAATGGAGGATATGTGAATTTTAATGGTTCTATAAATCCATATCTTTTTAGTAACAAAGATGATTATAAAAATTTAAGTGAAGATAATCTTCAGAATACCATTTCTAAAATTATAAATTCAAGAGAAAATTTAAAAAATGAAATATTAAAAATTGAAGAGGAATTACTATTGGATGAAATTCAGATAAAAATACTTAAAGAAGAACTAAAAAATATAGAATTAGAATGGGATAAATTTGAGAAAGAATATCAAATAGAAAAAATACAATTAGAAAGAAAAATGAAAATAATATATTACAATTTAAAAATTGAAGAGTTTCTTGAAGCTTATACAAAATAA
- a CDS encoding nucleotidyltransferase substrate binding protein has protein sequence MNKKDIRWKQRFQNFEKSYKLLKKYINMEDMDELDRAGIIQFFEMSFELSWKVLKDFLEYNGYLVKSPREAIKLAFQLEFIDNGEHWLKALEDRNLTVHTYDENTAMEIVKKIKEIYLPELDKFYENMLKELKK, from the coding sequence ATGAATAAAAAAGATATACGATGGAAGCAAAGATTTCAAAATTTTGAAAAATCATATAAGTTATTAAAAAAATATATCAATATGGAAGATATGGATGAATTAGATAGAGCAGGAATTATACAGTTTTTTGAAATGTCATTCGAATTATCATGGAAAGTATTAAAAGACTTTTTGGAATATAATGGATATCTTGTAAAAAGCCCAAGAGAAGCTATAAAACTTGCATTTCAGCTTGAATTTATAGATAATGGAGAGCATTGGCTCAAAGCCTTAGAAGATAGAAATTTGACAGTGCATACTTATGATGAAAATACTGCAATGGAAATAGTGAAAAAAATTAAAGAAATATATTTACCAGAATTAGACAAATTTTATGAAAACATGTTAAAGGAGTTAAAGAAATGA
- a CDS encoding DUF5320 family protein → MAYYDDYGYGYGRGMGRGRGFGRGMGRGFGYRAGFGRGYGRGFGYGAEYYDYYRPSVEEEKAMLLDYKRYLEEELHFVEERLRDIDKYSQGGDR, encoded by the coding sequence ATGGCATATTATGACGACTATGGATACGGTTATGGAAGAGGAATGGGTCGCGGAAGAGGATTTGGTAGAGGTATGGGAAGAGGTTTTGGTTACCGCGCTGGATTTGGTAGAGGCTATGGAAGAGGATTCGGATATGGTGCAGAATACTATGATTATTATAGACCATCAGTAGAAGAAGAAAAAGCTATGCTATTAGATTACAAGAGATATCTTGAAGAAGAACTACATTTTGTAGAAGAACGATTAAGAGATATTGATAAATATTCTCAAGGAGGTGACAGATGA
- a CDS encoding DUF5320 domain-containing protein: MMPGFDGTGPMGTGPVGRRLGPCSNPNYAAAPVSPRYGWFRPFTNAFYGLRRGFGRGYYGYGAGYGRGFGRGFGYGRGRGAGYGRGWW, encoded by the coding sequence ATGATGCCAGGATTTGATGGCACAGGACCAATGGGTACAGGGCCAGTTGGAAGAAGACTAGGACCATGTTCTAACCCAAATTATGCTGCTGCACCTGTTAGTCCAAGATATGGTTGGTTTAGACCATTTACAAATGCTTTTTATGGATTAAGAAGAGGTTTTGGTAGGGGATATTATGGGTATGGAGCTGGATACGGAAGAGGATTTGGTAGAGGTTTTGGTTATGGAAGAGGCCGTGGAGCCGGATACGGTAGAGGTTGGTGGTAA
- a CDS encoding DegT/DnrJ/EryC1/StrS family aminotransferase has translation MKIPLFDMTRQYNSFKEEVLNTLDEIFSTGKVILGPHVKSLENELAEYTGTKYAIGVANGSDALFLSVRALNIGKGDYVITTPYTFFATASCITRNGATPIFVDVEEKYYNLDLDKVEEILKNHPEKEKIKAIIPVHLFGKTIDLDRLQYFKEKYGVYIIEDGAQSIGSKWNEKNAFSVGDLSITSFFPTKNLGGYGDGGMVFTNNEDLANRVRKLRVHGAVKKYYHDEVGFNSRLDEVQAAILRIKLKHLNEYIENRINVAKKYDKLFKEYNLTDYIDYPEVFEDKSHVYHQYVITLKKGNRDELREFLTKKEIGTSIYYPKGLHQQKCFEYLRYKEGDLPVTEKATKSTLALPIFPELRDDEIEYIVKSIYEYYKK, from the coding sequence ATGAAAATACCTTTATTTGACATGACAAGGCAATATAATTCATTTAAAGAAGAAGTATTAAACACATTAGATGAAATATTTTCCACAGGAAAAGTGATTTTAGGACCTCACGTAAAGTCACTTGAAAATGAATTAGCAGAATATACTGGAACAAAATATGCAATTGGTGTTGCTAATGGTTCTGATGCTTTATTTTTATCTGTTAGAGCTTTGAACATAGGAAAAGGAGATTATGTAATTACAACACCGTATACATTTTTTGCTACAGCAAGTTGTATAACTAGAAATGGTGCAACTCCAATATTTGTTGATGTTGAAGAAAAATATTATAATCTTGATCTTGATAAAGTTGAAGAAATATTAAAAAACCATCCAGAAAAAGAAAAAATAAAGGCTATTATACCTGTTCATTTATTTGGAAAAACCATTGATTTAGATAGACTTCAATATTTTAAAGAGAAATATGGAGTATATATTATAGAAGATGGTGCTCAATCCATTGGATCTAAATGGAATGAAAAAAATGCTTTTTCTGTTGGTGATTTAAGTATAACGTCATTCTTTCCAACAAAAAATCTCGGAGGATATGGTGATGGAGGAATGGTATTTACCAATAATGAAGATTTAGCTAATAGAGTGAGAAAGTTAAGAGTACACGGAGCTGTCAAAAAATACTATCATGACGAAGTAGGTTTTAATTCAAGACTCGATGAAGTTCAAGCTGCAATACTTAGAATTAAATTAAAACATCTTAATGAATATATAGAAAATAGAATTAATGTCGCAAAAAAATATGATAAATTGTTTAAAGAATATAATTTAACAGATTATATTGATTATCCTGAAGTTTTTGAAGATAAATCACATGTATATCATCAATACGTTATTACATTAAAAAAGGGAAATAGAGATGAATTAAGGGAATTTTTAACTAAAAAAGAAATAGGTACTTCAATTTATTATCCAAAAGGATTACATCAACAAAAGTGCTTTGAATATTTGAGATATAAAGAGGGAGATTTACCAGTAACAGAAAAAGCTACAAAATCAACTTTGGCATTACCCATATTCCCTGAATTAAGAGATGATGAAATAGAATATATTGTAAAATCAATATATGAATATTATAAAAAGTAG
- a CDS encoding nucleotidyltransferase family protein, whose amino-acid sequence MKFGLKEEHLKIIIDFIKTIPEIEEVLIFGSRAMGNYKKGSDIDLAIKGKEITRDLLLKISFYLNEETYLPYFFDVVDYNKIDNPDLKKHIDTYGIVLYKK is encoded by the coding sequence ATGAAATTTGGTTTAAAAGAAGAACATTTAAAAATTATTATAGATTTTATAAAAACTATTCCAGAAATAGAAGAAGTTTTGATTTTTGGAAGCAGGGCTATGGGAAATTATAAGAAAGGATCTGATATAGATCTTGCTATTAAAGGAAAAGAAATTACACGTGATTTGCTATTAAAAATTAGTTTTTATTTAAATGAAGAGACATATTTGCCTTATTTTTTTGATGTTGTTGATTATAATAAAATAGATAATCCAGATTTAAAAAAACATATTGATACTTATGGAATAGTGTTATATAAAAAGTAG